Proteins co-encoded in one Conger conger chromosome 4, fConCon1.1, whole genome shotgun sequence genomic window:
- the LOC133127302 gene encoding 5-hydroxytryptamine receptor 3A-like, producing the protein MEAFLLVCLLVQVHCVESGMIRCAQPDARILLRDLNKALASNEVRPVISLNSPTNVTTYFTLYGILGVDEKAQILTTFIWHTLEWDIEYVSWDPVQCGASRISLPREKLWVPDILINEFMDADRSPNAPFIYLTQEGHVIDSRPVRVVSSCNLDIYTFPFDVQNCSLSFNSYSLLAGDVQLTLGMSAEETLRRSKEVLTTVGEWELIDITAEDILEEITHDFFDEVVYHIVLRRRATLYVVNLLVPSCFLITVDLFSFLLPPQSVDRSSFKMTLILGYTVFLLIMNDLLPITGNRIPLINVFFSICLALMVGSLLETVLITNILCNSSQYPAVPRWIRVIFLEYLARLVCLYRKPSDCVTVILNTAVQVENMETKSSPDGCAEPQLDGQVLGQLKQLGQDVLAIRQQVDKHLTANHTAEDWILIGNIIDRLLFCSYILFIIISFISITTIWIQWYSL; encoded by the exons ATGGAGGCCTTCCTCCTCGTCTGTCTACTGGTCCAGG TCCATTGCGTGGAGTCTGGTATGATAAGATGCGCACAGCCGGATGCTAGGATTCTCCTGCGTGATCTCAACAAGGCTCTGGCCAGTAATGAGGTTCGGCCGGTCATCAGCCTGAATTCACCCACCAACGTCACCACTTACTTCACGCTGTATGGAATTCTGGGAGTG GATGAAAAGGCACAAATTTTGACAACATTTATTTGGCACACATTG gaGTGGGACATTGAGTATGTCAGCTGGGATCCTGTGCAGTGTGGAGCTTCCAGAATTTCTCTGCCCAGGGAAAAGTTATGGGTGCCAGATATTCTGATCAACGAGTT TATGGACGCTGACCGGTCTCCAAACGCTCCCTTCATATACCTGACACAAGAGGGTCATGTGATCGACAGCCGCCCTGTGCGAGTGGTCAGCTCATGCAATCTGGACATCTACACCTTCCCCTTTGATGTGCAGAACTGCTCCCTCTCCTTCAACTCCTACTCTCTCCTGG CTGGAGATGTTCAGTTGACCCTGGGTATGTCAGCTGAGGAAACACTGAGGAGATCCAAGGAGGTGCTGACGACCGTAGGAGAGTGGGAACTCATTGACATCACAGCTGAAGACATCTTAGAAGAAATCACTCATGACTTCTTTGACGAGGTCGTCTACCAT atcgtTCTGCGGCGTAGGGCCACCCTGTATGTGGTGAACCTCCTGGTCCCCAGCTGCTTCCTCATCACAGTGGACCTCTTCAGCTTCCTCCTGCCCCCCCAGAGTGTGGACCGCTCCTCCTTCAAGATGACCCTGATCCTGGGCTACACCGTCTTCCTGCTCATCATGAACGACCTGCTGCCCATCACTGGCAACAGAATCCCATTAATAA ATGTGTTTTTCTCAATCTGCTTGGCTCTGATGGTGGGTAGTCTCCTAGAGACAGTTCTGATCACCAACATCCTGTGCAATTCCAGCCAGTACCCCGCGGTCCCACGCTGGATCCGTGTGATTTTCCTGGAGTACCTGGCCCGGCTCGTCTGCCTGTACCGAAAACCCAGCGACTGTGTTACTGTCATACTCAACACCGCTGTTCAAG TGGAGAATATGGAGACCAAGTCCAGCCCTGATGGTTGTGCAGAACCGCAGCTCGATGGGCAGGTCCTGGGACAGCTGAAACAGCTTGGTCAGGATGTGCTGGCCATCCGTCAGCAGGTGGACAAACAtctcacagccaatcacacagctgAGGACTGGATCCTGATCGGTAACATCATTGATCGACTACTGTTCTGCTCTTACATCCTCTTCATCATTATCAGCTTCATCTCCATTACCACAATCTGGATACAGTGGTACAGCCTGTAG